From Parasteatoda tepidariorum isolate YZ-2023 chromosome 1, CAS_Ptep_4.0, whole genome shotgun sequence, one genomic window encodes:
- the LOC122269215 gene encoding protein lin-2-like, translated as MKPKESGLENISFAFFLVESVAITHGKKPKPSLRARFWTAEYAPFVVFIAAPTLTNIRDTDGSLERLAKESDLLQQAYGHYFDLTIVNNDIEETIHTLEKAIDNINTDEPMGITLQLDDKGRCIVARIMHGGMIHRQATLHVGDEIREINNVSVANQTVDALQKMLRDARGNVTFKIIPSYRTGPPTCEIFVRAQFDYDPKADDLIPCPQAGIKFKTGDILQVISKDDHNWWQARKEGSDTTAGLIPSPELQEWRIASLADKRSQKILLILLS; from the exons atgaaaccaaAAGAAAGTGGCCtagaaaatataagttttgcTTTCTTCCTTGTTGAAAGTGTTGCCATAACGCATGGAAAAAAACCGAAACCTTCATTAAGAGCAAGATTTtg GACTGCTGAGTATGCACCCTTCGTTGTGTTCATAGCTGCACCCACTTTAACAAATATTAGAGATACTGATGGCAGCTTAGAGCGTTTGGCTAAAGAAAGTGACCTTCTTCAACAAGCCTATGGACATTATTTTGACTTGACGATAGTAAATAATGACATTGAAGAAACTATTCATACACTAGAAAAAGCAATAGACAACATTAATACAGATGAACCAATGGGCATCACTTTGCAGCTAGATGATAAAGGCAGGTGCATTGTTGCACGCATAATGCATGGTGGAATGATTCATAGACAAGCTACTCTTCATGTTGGAGATGAAATTCGAGAAATCAACAATGTTAGTGTTGCTAATCAAACTGTAGATGCTTTACAAAAAATGCTGAGAGATGCACGAGGAAAtgtaacattcaaaattattccaaGTTATAGAACTGGACCTCCTACTTGTGAGATATTTGTACGAGCTCAATTTGACTATGATCCAAAAGCAGATGATCTTATTCCATGTCCACAAGCTggcatcaaatttaaaacaggTGATATCTTGCAAGTCATCAGCAAAGATGATCATAATTGGTGGCAAGCAAGAAAAGAAGGATCAGATACAACCGCTGGATTGATTCCATCTCCAGAATTACAGGAGTGGCGTATTGCTAGCTTGGCTGATAAACGGTCTCAAAagatccttttaattttattaagctaG